Proteins co-encoded in one Malus sylvestris chromosome 7, drMalSylv7.2, whole genome shotgun sequence genomic window:
- the LOC126630436 gene encoding (+)-neomenthol dehydrogenase-like: MAEATKRYAVVTGANKGIGLGIVKQLASDGITVVLTARDERRGLEAVEKLKQSGLAGEVVFHQLDVANPSTIAPLAEFIKTQFGKLDILVNNAGVGGSILDGDAFKAALASGWKETIDWDKVMTENYELAKECVQINYYGAKRTTEALIPLLQLSESPRIVNVSSSMGMLNRIPSDRVKGVFSDVENLTEERIDEMLTQFLEDYKEGSLESKGWPSHMSSYILSKAAMNAYTRVLARKYPDFRINCVCPGFVKTDINSNSGVLPVEEGAARVVKLAFLPNDGPSGSFFSQNEVTDF, translated from the exons ATGGCAGAAGCAACAAAGCG GTATGCAGTTGTGACAGGGGCAAACAAAGGAATAGGATTAGGGATTGTCAAGCAGTTGGCATCAGACGGAATAACAGTGGTCTTAACAGCTAGAGATGAGAGGAGGGGTCTTGAAGCTGTTGAGAAACTCAAACAGTCCGGCTTGGCAGGTGAAGTGGTTTTTCATCAACTTGATGTGGCTAACCCTTCAACCATTGCTCCTCTCGCGGAGTTCATTAAAACCCAGTTCGGGAAACTCGATATCTTG GTGAACAATGCAGGGGTTGGTGGATCCATTCTGGATGGTGATGCTTTTAAAGCTGCATTAGCTTCTGGTTGG AAAGAAACAATTGATTGGGATAAAGTGATGACTGAAAATTATGAGTTAGCAAAAGAATGCGTGCAAATAAACTATTACGGTGCTAAACGAACAACCGAAGCGCTTATTCCACTCCTCCAGTTATCCGAATCACCAAGAATTGTTAACGTTTCATCCTCCATGGGCATGTTAAACAGAATACCTAGTGACAGGGTTAAAGGAGTTTTCAGTGATGTCGAGAACCTAACAGAAGAGCGAATAGACGAGATGCTGACTCAGTTTCTAGAAGACTACAAGGAGGGTTCACTTGAGAGCAAGGGCTGGCCTTCTCATATGTCTAGCTATATACTCTCAAAGGCAGCAATGAATGCATATACACGTGTTCTAGCCAGGAAGTACCCCGATTTTCGTATCAATTGTGTCTGCCCTGGATTTGTCAAAACAGATATAAACTCCAATTCCGGCGTCTTGCCTGTCGAAGAAGGTGCAGCAAGGGTTGTGAAGTTAGCATTCCTGCCCAATGATGGCCCCTCTGGCTCCTTCTTTTCTCAGAATGAAGTGACAGATTTTTGA